A single genomic interval of Streptomyces sp. NBC_00663 harbors:
- the purQ gene encoding phosphoribosylformylglycinamidine synthase subunit PurQ — translation MTARIGVVTFPGSLDDRDTQRAIRLAGAEPVALWHKDKDLRQVDAVVLPGGFSYGDYLRAGAISRFSPVMETVIEQAKAGLPVLGICNGFQILTEAHLLPGGMLGNDHLHFICRDQKLRVENAETSWTADYEAGQEIHIPLKNMDGRYVADEYTLDKLEAEGRVAFRYVDFNPNGSLRDIAGITNEAGNVVGLMPHPEHAVEPLIGSGRTDGLPFFTSILKKLVNA, via the coding sequence GTGACCGCTCGTATTGGCGTCGTCACTTTCCCGGGGAGTCTCGACGACCGTGACACCCAGCGCGCGATCCGCCTCGCGGGCGCCGAACCGGTCGCTCTCTGGCACAAGGACAAGGACCTCCGCCAGGTGGACGCGGTCGTCCTTCCGGGTGGTTTCTCCTACGGCGACTATCTACGGGCCGGCGCCATCTCCCGCTTCTCGCCGGTGATGGAGACGGTCATCGAGCAGGCCAAGGCAGGCCTTCCGGTCCTCGGTATCTGCAACGGCTTCCAGATCCTCACCGAGGCCCACCTCCTCCCGGGCGGGATGCTCGGCAACGACCACCTCCACTTCATCTGCCGCGACCAGAAGCTGCGGGTGGAGAACGCGGAGACCTCCTGGACCGCCGACTACGAGGCGGGCCAGGAGATCCACATTCCGCTGAAGAACATGGACGGCCGGTACGTCGCCGACGAGTACACCCTCGACAAGCTCGAGGCGGAGGGCCGTGTCGCCTTCCGGTACGTCGACTTCAACCCCAACGGGTCGCTCCGTGACATCGCCGGCATCACCAACGAGGCCGGCAACGTCGTAGGCCTCATGCCGCACCCGGAGCACGCCGTCGAGCCGCTCATCGGCTCCGGCCGCACCGACGGCCTCCCCTTCTTCACCTCGATCCTCAAGAAGCTGGTCAACGCATGA
- the purL gene encoding phosphoribosylformylglycinamidine synthase subunit PurL encodes MSRTPLDTVEHAAATPDVELPWAELGLKKDEYERVVEILGRRPTGAELAMYSVMWSEHCSYKSSKVHLRQFGEKAPQSDALLVGIGENAGVVDVGQGYAVTFKVESHNHPSYVEPYQGAATGVGGIVRDIIAMGARPVAVVDPLRFGAADHPDTKRVLPGVVAGIGGYGNCLGLPNIGGEVVFDACYQGNPLVNAGAIGVMRHEDIHLAKASGSGNKVILYGARTGGDGIGGASILASETFDDAKPSKRPAVQVGDPFQEKLLIECTLEAFKEKLVVGIQDLGAAGLSCATSELASNGSGGMRVTLDDVPLRDSTLSPEEILMSESQERMCAVVEPAKVDRFLEICDKWDVIATVIGEVTDGDRLEIYWHGGKIVDVDPRTVAHDGPVYERPYARPSWQDELQADDANKLPRPTTSDELKQQVLKLVSSPNQASKKWITSQYDHFVQGNTVLAQPEDSGMIRIDEETGLGVAIATDGNGRYAKLDPYHGAQLALAEAYRNVATTGAKPLAVSDCLNFGSPEDPAVMWQFAEAIRGLADACQQLGTPVTGGNVSLYNQTGEVAIHPTPVVAVLGVIDDVARRTPVAFQEEGQLLYLLGDTREEFGGSAWSQVVHDHLGGLPPKVDLERERLLAEILISASRDGMIDSAHDLSDGGLIQAVVESALLGGKGARLVVPDGLDAFTFLFSESAGRAVVAVPRSEEVRFNDMCGARGLPVTRIGVVDGETVEIQGEFALSLEELKKDHEETIPALLA; translated from the coding sequence ATGAGCCGGACGCCTCTGGACACGGTCGAGCACGCGGCCGCGACCCCCGACGTCGAGCTGCCCTGGGCCGAACTCGGTCTGAAGAAGGACGAGTACGAGCGGGTCGTGGAGATCCTCGGCCGCCGGCCCACCGGTGCCGAGCTCGCCATGTACTCGGTCATGTGGTCCGAGCACTGCTCCTACAAGTCCTCCAAGGTCCACCTCCGCCAGTTCGGCGAGAAGGCCCCGCAGAGCGATGCGCTGCTCGTGGGCATCGGCGAGAACGCGGGCGTGGTGGACGTCGGTCAGGGCTACGCCGTGACCTTCAAGGTCGAGTCGCACAACCACCCCTCCTACGTCGAGCCCTACCAGGGCGCGGCCACGGGTGTCGGCGGCATCGTCCGCGACATCATCGCGATGGGCGCCAGGCCGGTGGCCGTGGTCGACCCGCTGCGTTTCGGTGCGGCCGATCACCCCGACACCAAGCGGGTGCTCCCCGGTGTCGTCGCCGGTATCGGCGGCTACGGCAACTGCCTGGGTCTGCCCAACATCGGCGGCGAGGTCGTCTTCGACGCCTGCTACCAGGGCAACCCGCTGGTCAACGCCGGTGCCATCGGCGTCATGCGGCACGAGGACATCCACCTCGCGAAGGCGTCCGGCTCCGGCAACAAGGTCATCCTGTACGGGGCCCGCACGGGCGGCGACGGTATCGGCGGCGCCTCGATCCTGGCCTCCGAGACCTTCGACGACGCCAAGCCGTCGAAGCGTCCGGCCGTGCAGGTCGGCGACCCCTTCCAGGAGAAGCTCCTCATCGAGTGCACCCTGGAGGCCTTCAAGGAGAAGCTGGTCGTCGGCATCCAGGACCTCGGTGCCGCCGGTCTCTCCTGCGCCACCTCCGAGCTCGCCTCGAACGGCTCCGGCGGTATGCGCGTCACGCTGGACGACGTACCGCTGCGCGACTCCACGCTCTCGCCCGAGGAAATCCTCATGAGCGAGTCGCAGGAACGCATGTGCGCGGTCGTCGAGCCGGCGAAGGTCGACCGGTTCCTGGAGATCTGCGACAAGTGGGACGTCATCGCGACCGTCATCGGTGAGGTCACCGACGGCGACCGGCTGGAGATCTACTGGCACGGCGGCAAGATCGTCGACGTCGACCCGCGCACGGTCGCGCACGACGGCCCGGTCTACGAGCGCCCGTACGCCCGCCCGTCCTGGCAGGACGAGCTCCAGGCGGACGACGCCAACAAGCTTCCCCGGCCCACGACGTCGGACGAACTGAAGCAGCAGGTCCTGAAGCTCGTGTCGTCCCCGAACCAGGCCTCCAAGAAGTGGATCACGTCTCAGTACGACCACTTCGTGCAGGGCAACACGGTGCTGGCCCAGCCCGAGGACTCGGGCATGATCCGCATCGACGAGGAGACCGGCCTCGGCGTCGCCATCGCGACGGACGGCAACGGCCGTTACGCCAAGCTGGACCCGTACCACGGCGCCCAGCTGGCGCTGGCGGAGGCGTACCGCAACGTCGCCACCACCGGTGCCAAGCCGCTCGCCGTCTCCGACTGCCTGAACTTCGGCTCGCCCGAGGACCCGGCCGTCATGTGGCAGTTCGCCGAGGCCATCCGTGGACTCGCCGACGCCTGCCAGCAGTTGGGCACCCCGGTGACCGGCGGCAACGTCTCGCTCTACAACCAGACCGGCGAGGTCGCCATCCACCCGACCCCCGTGGTCGCGGTGCTCGGCGTCATCGACGACGTCGCCCGCCGCACGCCCGTCGCCTTCCAGGAAGAGGGGCAGCTGCTCTACCTCCTCGGTGACACCCGTGAGGAGTTCGGCGGCTCGGCCTGGTCGCAGGTCGTCCACGACCACCTCGGTGGTCTGCCCCCGAAGGTCGACCTGGAGCGTGAGCGCCTGCTGGCCGAGATCCTGATCTCCGCCTCCCGCGACGGCATGATCGACTCCGCGCACGACCTGTCCGACGGCGGTCTGATCCAGGCGGTCGTGGAGTCGGCGCTGCTCGGCGGCAAGGGCGCGCGTCTGGTCGTACCGGACGGGCTCGACGCGTTCACCTTCCTCTTCTCCGAGTCGGCGGGGCGTGCGGTCGTCGCCGTGCCGCGCTCCGAGGAGGTCCGCTTCAACGACATGTGCGGTGCGCGGGGCCTGCCGGTCACCCGCATCGGTGTCGTCGACGGGGAGACCGTCGAGATCCAGGGCGAGTTCGCGCTCTCCCTGGAGGAGCTGAAGAAGGACCACGAGGAGACGATCCCGGCGCTGCTCGCGTAG
- a CDS encoding MFS transporter, producing the protein MTETQRKIGFLVCLATIVLAVLDMQIVSAATVPIVRDLDPAHGIDKIPWLVSAFSLASAAVLPLYGKLCDTLGAKQVFLGAVGTFLFGSALCGAAQSIGQLIAARAVQGIGAGGLMSVTMVVIAQLKGPGKEKDSKGAGMGGIVAGGGMALGPWIGGVLSDHASWRWIFYVNLPIGITVLALAALVLKLPRHTERHRIDFLGAALAAAFSTTLLLVTEWGGKEYDWTSPQVIGLALASAASLALFLRRQSTAAEPILPLSMFRIPELRWGFAIQGLVGAAMVGSMYYVMVYLQVVRGIASSSAGLYLLPMAIGMTVVGVVTGKLTERGWSERTFVVTGSAVTAVAFLLLATTGTDTSLWWLRAELLLVGAGFGQLIGQLIQLVQSAAPRHQLGVATTGVRFFQTLGTALGAALFGTLISRLSDGTDMTAYVSAMDTVFLCGAALMVLGVVLALRLPKSGPAPTEPAAAPVPVRS; encoded by the coding sequence ATGACCGAAACCCAGCGCAAGATCGGCTTCCTCGTCTGCCTCGCGACGATCGTGCTGGCCGTCCTGGACATGCAGATCGTGTCCGCGGCGACCGTCCCGATCGTCCGGGACCTCGACCCCGCGCACGGCATCGACAAGATCCCGTGGCTGGTCAGCGCCTTCTCGCTGGCCTCGGCCGCGGTGCTCCCGCTCTACGGCAAGCTCTGCGACACCCTCGGCGCCAAGCAGGTCTTCCTCGGCGCCGTCGGCACCTTCCTGTTCGGCTCGGCGCTGTGCGGTGCCGCCCAGTCGATCGGCCAGCTGATCGCCGCCCGGGCGGTCCAGGGCATCGGCGCGGGCGGCCTGATGAGCGTGACGATGGTGGTGATCGCCCAGCTCAAGGGGCCGGGCAAGGAGAAGGACAGCAAGGGCGCCGGCATGGGCGGCATCGTCGCGGGCGGCGGTATGGCGCTCGGTCCGTGGATCGGCGGGGTGCTCTCCGACCACGCGAGCTGGCGATGGATCTTCTACGTCAACCTGCCCATCGGCATCACGGTCCTCGCCCTCGCCGCGCTGGTCCTCAAACTCCCCCGGCACACCGAACGGCACCGCATCGACTTCCTCGGCGCGGCCCTCGCCGCCGCCTTCTCCACCACGCTGCTGCTGGTCACCGAGTGGGGCGGCAAGGAGTACGACTGGACATCACCGCAGGTAATCGGCCTCGCGCTGGCCTCCGCGGCCTCTCTCGCCCTCTTCCTGCGCCGCCAGAGCACCGCCGCCGAGCCGATCCTTCCGCTGTCCATGTTCCGGATCCCGGAACTGCGCTGGGGCTTCGCCATCCAGGGGCTCGTCGGCGCGGCCATGGTCGGCTCGATGTACTACGTGATGGTCTATCTCCAGGTCGTCCGGGGCATCGCGAGCTCCTCGGCGGGCCTGTACCTCCTCCCCATGGCCATCGGCATGACCGTGGTCGGCGTCGTCACCGGCAAGCTCACCGAACGCGGCTGGTCCGAGCGGACGTTCGTGGTCACCGGGTCCGCCGTCACCGCCGTGGCCTTCCTCCTCCTGGCCACCACCGGCACCGACACCTCGCTGTGGTGGCTGCGCGCCGAACTGCTCCTGGTCGGCGCCGGGTTCGGCCAGCTGATCGGCCAGCTCATCCAGCTCGTCCAGTCCGCGGCACCCCGCCATCAGCTCGGGGTCGCGACGACCGGCGTCCGCTTCTTCCAGACCCTTGGCACGGCCCTGGGCGCCGCCCTGTTCGGCACCCTCATCAGCCGGCTGAGCGACGGCACGGACATGACGGCGTACGTCTCCGCCATGGACACGGTGTTCCTGTGCGGGGCGGCGCTGATGGTGCTCGGGGTGGTGCTGGCGCTGCGGCTGCCGAAGTCCGGCCCGGCGCCCACGGAACCCGCCGCGGCGCCGGTACCGGTCAGGAGCTGA
- a CDS encoding TetR/AcrR family transcriptional regulator: MAFAEGMGLRERKKIQTGIRIYRTAVALFDEKGFDAVSVQEIADASEVSKMTVFNYFGTKEDLVFKPMEEHFHDPARAVRERRPGESAVDAVRRQFLEMIDGRDPSIGLHAEPFARRIRSVIMATPVLRDRAYVSAEKGALELADLLTEETGDRTLALIAASTLTSVRQALVEEHHLRIDAGESVEEVAADAAERAERAFALVEGGLAGYAVKER; the protein is encoded by the coding sequence ATGGCTTTTGCTGAGGGCATGGGGCTGCGCGAGCGCAAGAAGATCCAGACCGGGATCCGGATCTACCGCACCGCGGTGGCGCTGTTCGACGAGAAGGGCTTCGACGCCGTCTCCGTGCAGGAGATCGCCGATGCCTCCGAGGTCTCCAAGATGACCGTCTTCAACTACTTCGGTACGAAAGAGGACTTGGTCTTCAAGCCCATGGAGGAGCACTTCCACGACCCGGCCCGTGCCGTGCGGGAGCGCAGGCCGGGCGAGTCCGCCGTGGACGCCGTACGCCGGCAGTTCCTGGAGATGATCGACGGCCGTGACCCCTCGATCGGCCTGCACGCCGAGCCCTTCGCCCGCCGGATCCGCTCGGTGATCATGGCCACGCCCGTGCTGCGGGACCGGGCCTATGTGTCCGCCGAGAAGGGCGCCCTCGAACTCGCCGACCTGCTCACCGAGGAGACCGGCGACCGCACCCTGGCCCTGATCGCCGCCTCCACCCTGACCTCCGTCCGGCAGGCCCTCGTCGAGGAGCACCATCTGCGCATCGACGCCGGCGAGAGCGTGGAGGAGGTCGCCGCCGACGCCGCCGAACGGGCCGAGCGGGCCTTCGCGTTGGTGGAGGGCGGCCTCGCCGGGTACGCCGTCAAAGAGCGCTGA
- a CDS encoding maleylpyruvate isomerase family mycothiol-dependent enzyme, protein MPPAKKRTRSYDPAKIRTAVLTQFGHVRQAVGTLTPQQLAAPTRLGEWTVRDLAAHVTMAVGAISRALDAEEPPKRTLALLDWPFTTAGRAEGISDDTQALATADPDLDALYARTEERFTESLDRAPDDRLIGSRTGAMTLGDYLVTRTVELVVHTDDLNAAVPGLDIPHDRQALAACTRLLADALAVKAPGGSTEVRVPPFAVVQCVEGPRHTRGTPPNVVETDPLTWIRLATGRLTWKDAVEEAKVSASGERADLAGLLPLMG, encoded by the coding sequence ATGCCACCGGCCAAGAAACGCACCCGCAGCTACGACCCCGCCAAGATCCGCACCGCGGTGCTCACCCAGTTCGGGCATGTACGCCAAGCCGTCGGCACCCTCACCCCGCAGCAGCTCGCCGCCCCCACCCGCCTCGGCGAGTGGACCGTCCGCGACCTCGCCGCCCACGTCACCATGGCCGTCGGGGCCATCAGCCGCGCCCTCGATGCCGAGGAACCGCCGAAGCGCACGCTCGCCCTCCTGGACTGGCCCTTCACCACCGCCGGCCGCGCCGAGGGCATCTCCGACGACACCCAGGCCCTCGCCACCGCCGACCCCGACCTCGACGCCCTCTACGCCCGCACCGAGGAACGCTTCACCGAGAGCCTCGACCGGGCTCCCGACGACCGCCTCATCGGCAGCCGCACCGGCGCCATGACCCTCGGCGACTACCTGGTCACCCGGACCGTCGAACTCGTCGTCCACACCGACGACCTGAACGCCGCCGTCCCCGGCCTCGACATCCCCCACGACCGCCAGGCCCTGGCCGCCTGCACCCGGCTCCTCGCCGACGCCCTCGCCGTGAAGGCCCCCGGCGGCTCGACCGAGGTGCGGGTGCCGCCGTTCGCGGTGGTCCAGTGCGTCGAGGGGCCCCGGCACACCCGCGGCACCCCGCCCAACGTCGTCGAGACCGACCCGCTGACCTGGATCCGGCTCGCGACCGGGCGGCTGACCTGGAAGGACGCCGTCGAGGAGGCGAAGGTGAGCGCGAGCGGGGAGCGGGCGGACCTGGCCGGTCTGCTCCCCCTGATGGGCTGA
- a CDS encoding META domain-containing protein, producing the protein MTLAVLTVLPLAAACGTEQADGGSVSAERSVTGIQWAVDSVTVDGTTHKAPAGANMTIEDGKAAGNYGCNHFTAKVAFEDGALRLSDTTTTEMACEERPMAFERTLARTLAGSALKTDVTDDRLTLTTDTGDTVRLTEEPDAPLYGTKWDITSPGPTGEAHLTFDKRTGKVTGSLGCNKVTATATVRDGHITLGAPATTRMVCDTSLMKTEKALLGFFDSTVKYELDHRALTLTSENGKTTNAVAAG; encoded by the coding sequence ATGACCCTCGCCGTCCTGACCGTCCTCCCGCTCGCCGCGGCCTGCGGAACGGAGCAGGCCGACGGCGGTTCGGTCAGCGCCGAGCGCTCCGTCACCGGCATCCAGTGGGCCGTCGACAGCGTCACCGTCGACGGCACCACCCACAAAGCGCCCGCCGGGGCGAACATGACGATCGAGGACGGCAAGGCGGCCGGCAACTACGGCTGCAACCACTTCACCGCCAAGGTCGCCTTCGAGGACGGAGCCCTCCGGCTCAGCGACACCACGACCACGGAGATGGCCTGCGAGGAGCGGCCCATGGCCTTCGAGAGGACCCTCGCCCGCACCCTCGCGGGCAGCGCCCTGAAGACCGACGTCACGGACGACCGGCTCACCCTCACCACCGACACCGGAGACACCGTCCGCCTCACCGAGGAACCGGACGCCCCGCTGTACGGCACGAAGTGGGACATCACGTCCCCCGGCCCCACCGGCGAGGCCCACCTCACCTTCGACAAGAGGACCGGGAAGGTGACCGGGAGCCTCGGCTGCAACAAGGTGACGGCGACCGCCACGGTCCGCGACGGACATATCACCCTGGGCGCCCCCGCCACCACCCGAATGGTGTGCGACACCTCACTCATGAAGACGGAGAAGGCCCTCCTGGGCTTCTTCGACAGCACGGTGAAGTACGAACTGGATCATCGTGCCCTCACGCTGACCAGCGAAAACGGAAAAACCACCAACGCGGTCGCGGCCGGGTGA
- the purF gene encoding amidophosphoribosyltransferase: MPRGDGRLNHDLLPGEKGPQDACGVFGVWAPGEEVAKLTYFGLYALQHRGQESAGIAVSNGSQILVFKDMGLVSQVFDETSLGSLQGHIAVGHARYSTTGASVWENAQPTFRATAHGSIALGHNGNLVNTAQLAEMVADLPKDNNGRSTRVAATNDTDLLTALLAAQVDEDGKPLTIEEASPKVLPQVRGAFSLVFMNEHTLYAARDPQGIRPLVLGRLERGWVVASEGAALDICGASFVREIEPGEFIAIDENGLRSSRFAEAKPKGCVFEYVYLARPDTDIAGRNVYLSRVEMGRKLAKEAPVDADLVIATPESGTPAAIGYAEASGIPFGAGLVKNAYVGRTFIQPSQTIRQLGIRLKLNPLKEVIKGKRLVVVDDSIVRGNTQRALVRMLREAGAAEVHIRISSPPVKWPCFFGIDFATRAELIANGMTIDEIGTSLGADSLAYISIDGMIEATTIAKPNLCRACFDGEYPMELPDPELLGKQLLETELAAGPAATAAADAIRRP, encoded by the coding sequence GTGCCACGTGGTGACGGTCGACTCAATCATGATCTGCTCCCCGGCGAGAAAGGCCCCCAGGACGCGTGTGGCGTCTTCGGTGTCTGGGCTCCGGGTGAAGAGGTCGCCAAGCTCACTTACTTCGGGCTCTACGCCCTCCAGCATCGGGGCCAGGAATCCGCGGGTATCGCGGTCAGCAACGGCTCCCAGATCCTCGTCTTCAAGGACATGGGCCTCGTTTCCCAGGTCTTCGACGAGACCTCTCTCGGTTCGCTCCAGGGTCATATCGCGGTCGGTCACGCCCGCTACTCGACCACCGGTGCCTCCGTGTGGGAGAACGCCCAGCCGACGTTCCGTGCCACGGCGCACGGCTCGATCGCGCTCGGCCACAACGGCAACCTGGTCAACACGGCGCAGCTCGCCGAGATGGTCGCCGACCTCCCCAAGGACAACAACGGCCGCTCGACCCGCGTCGCGGCCACCAACGACACCGACCTGCTGACCGCGCTGCTCGCGGCCCAGGTCGACGAGGACGGCAAGCCGCTGACGATCGAGGAGGCCTCCCCGAAGGTCCTCCCGCAGGTCCGCGGCGCGTTCTCCCTCGTCTTCATGAACGAGCACACCCTCTACGCCGCCCGTGACCCGCAGGGCATCCGCCCGCTGGTCCTCGGCCGCCTGGAGCGCGGCTGGGTCGTCGCCTCCGAGGGCGCCGCCCTCGACATCTGCGGCGCCAGCTTCGTCCGCGAGATCGAGCCGGGCGAGTTCATCGCCATCGACGAGAACGGTCTGCGCAGCTCCCGATTCGCGGAAGCGAAGCCCAAGGGCTGTGTCTTCGAGTACGTCTATCTCGCGCGTCCCGACACCGACATCGCCGGCCGCAACGTGTACCTCTCCCGCGTGGAGATGGGCCGCAAGCTGGCCAAGGAAGCCCCGGTCGACGCCGACCTGGTCATAGCGACCCCGGAGTCCGGCACCCCGGCCGCCATCGGCTACGCGGAGGCCTCCGGCATCCCGTTCGGCGCCGGCCTGGTCAAGAACGCGTACGTCGGCCGTACGTTCATCCAGCCCTCCCAGACGATCCGGCAGCTCGGCATCCGCCTCAAGCTGAACCCGCTGAAGGAAGTCATCAAGGGCAAGCGCCTGGTCGTCGTCGACGACTCGATCGTGCGCGGCAACACCCAGCGGGCGCTGGTGCGGATGCTCCGTGAGGCGGGCGCCGCCGAGGTCCACATCCGGATCTCCTCGCCGCCCGTGAAGTGGCCCTGCTTCTTCGGTATCGACTTCGCCACCCGCGCCGAGCTCATCGCCAACGGCATGACCATCGACGAGATCGGCACCTCGCTCGGCGCCGACTCGCTGGCGTACATCTCCATCGACGGCATGATCGAGGCGACCACCATCGCCAAGCCGAACCTGTGCCGCGCCTGCTTCGACGGCGAGTACCCGATGGAGCTCCCGGACCCCGAACTGCTCGGCAAGCAGCTCCTGGAGACCGAACTGGCCGCCGGTCCGGCCGCCACGGCCGCGGCCGACGCGATCCGTCGCCCGTAA
- the purM gene encoding phosphoribosylformylglycinamidine cyclo-ligase encodes MSETTGASYAAAGVDIEAGDRAVELMKEWVKKTQRPEVLGGLGGFAGLFDASALKNYERPLLASATDGVGTKVDIARQLGVYDTIGHDLVAMVMDDIVVCGAEPLFMTDYICVGKVHPERVAAIVKGIAEGCVLAGCALVGGETAEHPGLLGPDDFDVAGAGTGVVEADRLLGPDRIRTGDAVIAMAASGLHSNGYSLVRHVLLNQAGLSLDARIEELGRTLGEELLEPTKIYSLDCLALTRTTDVHAYSHVTGGGLAANLARVIPDDLHAIVDRSTWTPAPIFDLVGRTGSVDRLELEKTLNMGVGMIAIVPEESADVALTTLADRGVEAWIAGEITDRGDRTTGAELVGDYAV; translated from the coding sequence ATGTCTGAGACAACTGGTGCCAGCTACGCAGCCGCGGGCGTCGACATCGAAGCGGGCGACCGCGCCGTAGAGCTCATGAAGGAGTGGGTGAAGAAGACCCAGCGCCCCGAGGTCCTCGGCGGCCTCGGCGGATTCGCCGGCCTCTTCGACGCCTCCGCCCTCAAGAACTACGAGCGCCCCCTGCTCGCCTCCGCGACCGACGGAGTCGGCACGAAGGTCGACATCGCGCGCCAGCTGGGCGTCTACGACACCATCGGCCACGACCTGGTCGCGATGGTCATGGACGACATCGTGGTGTGCGGCGCCGAGCCGCTGTTCATGACCGACTACATCTGCGTCGGCAAGGTCCACCCCGAGCGGGTCGCCGCGATCGTCAAGGGCATCGCCGAGGGCTGTGTCCTCGCCGGCTGCGCCCTGGTGGGCGGCGAGACGGCCGAACACCCCGGTCTGCTGGGTCCGGACGACTTCGACGTCGCCGGCGCCGGTACGGGCGTAGTGGAGGCCGACCGGCTCCTTGGCCCGGATCGCATCCGTACGGGTGACGCGGTGATCGCCATGGCGGCCTCCGGTCTTCACTCGAACGGGTACTCGCTCGTCCGGCACGTCCTGCTGAACCAGGCGGGCCTGTCCCTGGACGCGCGGATCGAGGAACTGGGCCGCACCCTCGGCGAGGAACTGCTCGAGCCCACCAAGATCTACTCGCTGGACTGCCTGGCGCTGACGCGCACCACCGACGTGCACGCCTACTCGCACGTCACCGGTGGTGGCCTCGCCGCCAACCTGGCCCGCGTGATCCCCGACGACCTGCACGCGATCGTCGACCGCTCCACCTGGACCCCGGCCCCGATCTTCGACCTCGTCGGCAGGACCGGCTCGGTCGACCGGCTGGAGCTGGAGAAGACCCTGAACATGGGCGTGGGCATGATCGCGATCGTCCCCGAGGAATCGGCGGACGTGGCGCTCACCACCCTGGCCGACCGTGGGGTCGAGGCATGGATCGCGGGCGAGATCACCGACCGCGGTGACCGCACCACGGGTGCGGAACTGGTCGGCGACTACGCGGTCTGA
- a CDS encoding DUF3073 domain-containing protein: MGRGRAKAKQTKVARQLKYSSGGTDLSRLANELGASTSSQPPNGEPFEDDDDEDDPYSQYADLYNDDDEDEDDQSGPSSQQRRGA, from the coding sequence ATGGGGCGCGGCCGGGCAAAGGCCAAGCAGACGAAGGTCGCCCGCCAGCTGAAGTACAGCAGCGGCGGGACTGACCTGTCGCGTCTGGCCAATGAGCTGGGCGCTTCGACTTCGAGCCAGCCGCCGAATGGCGAGCCGTTCGAGGACGACGACGACGAAGACGACCCGTACTCCCAGTACGCGGATCTCTATAACGACGACGATGAGGACGAGGACGATCAGTCCGGTCCGTCGTCGCAGCAACGCCGCGGCGCTTGA
- a CDS encoding Leu/Phe/Val dehydrogenase — MTEVSAGVLHTLFHSDQGGHEQVVLCQDRASGLKAVIALHSTALGPALGGTRFYPYATEEEAVADALNLARGMSYKNAMAGLDHGGGKAVIIGDPDTVKSEELLLAYGRFVASLGGRYVTACDVGTYVADMDVVARECRWTTGRSPENGGAGDSSVLTAFGVYQGMRASAEHLWGDPSLAGRKVGIAGVGKVGRHLVTHLREEGAEVVITDVREEAVGRILAAHPQGVTAVADTATLIRAEGLDIYAPCALGGALNDDTVPALTAKIVCGAANNQLEHPGVEKDLADRGILYAPDYVVNAGGVIQVADELHGFDFDRCKAKAARIYDTTLAIFARAKTDGIPPAAAADRIAEQRMHEAALARRAR, encoded by the coding sequence GTGACCGAAGTATCAGCCGGCGTCCTGCACACCCTGTTCCACTCGGACCAGGGCGGTCATGAGCAAGTCGTGCTCTGCCAGGACCGTGCCAGTGGACTCAAGGCCGTCATCGCTCTCCACTCCACCGCGCTGGGCCCCGCACTCGGCGGCACGCGCTTCTACCCGTACGCGACCGAGGAGGAGGCCGTCGCCGACGCCCTGAACCTCGCGCGCGGGATGTCGTACAAGAACGCCATGGCCGGTCTCGACCACGGCGGCGGCAAGGCCGTGATCATCGGCGACCCGGACACGGTCAAGAGCGAGGAGCTGCTCCTCGCCTACGGCCGGTTCGTCGCCTCGCTGGGCGGGCGCTACGTCACGGCCTGCGACGTCGGCACGTACGTCGCCGACATGGACGTCGTCGCCCGGGAGTGCCGGTGGACGACCGGGCGTTCGCCGGAGAACGGCGGCGCGGGCGACTCCTCGGTGCTCACCGCCTTCGGCGTCTACCAGGGCATGCGGGCCTCCGCCGAGCATCTGTGGGGCGACCCCTCGCTGGCGGGCCGGAAGGTCGGCATCGCGGGCGTCGGCAAGGTCGGCCGCCACCTGGTGACCCACCTGCGCGAGGAGGGCGCCGAGGTGGTCATCACGGACGTGCGCGAGGAGGCCGTGGGCCGCATCCTCGCGGCGCACCCGCAGGGCGTGACGGCCGTCGCCGACACCGCGACCCTGATCCGCGCCGAGGGCCTGGACATCTACGCCCCCTGCGCCCTGGGCGGCGCTCTGAACGACGACACCGTGCCCGCGCTCACGGCGAAGATCGTCTGCGGTGCGGCCAACAACCAGCTGGAGCACCCGGGTGTGGAGAAGGATCTCGCCGACCGCGGCATCCTCTACGCGCCGGACTACGTGGTGAACGCGGGCGGGGTCATCCAGGTCGCCGACGAGCTGCACGGCTTCGACTTCGACCGCTGCAAGGCCAAGGCGGCGAGGATCTACGACACCACGCTCGCCATATTCGCACGTGCGAAGACGGACGGTATCCCGCCGGCCGCGGCGGCCGACCGGATCGCCGAGCAGCGGATGCACGAGGCGGCACTGGCGCGCAGGGCCCGCTGA